Proteins from a single region of Nerophis ophidion isolate RoL-2023_Sa linkage group LG10, RoL_Noph_v1.0, whole genome shotgun sequence:
- the slc10a7 gene encoding sodium/bile acid cotransporter 7 — MGLLANVRKEWFIIGIAVVILSAKIQPSFGVKGGPLKPEITISYVAVSLIFFNSGLSLKTEELTSALLHVRLHLFVQSFTLVFFPLAVWFLVRVLALTAINQGLLRGLQTLSCMPPPVSSAVILTKAVGGNEAAAIFNSAFGSFLGIVVTPALLLLFLGSSSSIPFSSIFSQLFMTVVVPLIMGQVCRRFLRECLERRKPPFGAVSSAVLLMIIYSTFCDTFSNPNMELDPTSLLMVALIIFSIQLTFMLLTFGYSSRSGSGFSPADTVAIMFCSTHKSLTLGIPMLKIVFVGYEHLSLISVPLLIYHPAQILLGSVLVPTIRNWMISRQKMMKTSSLPPV; from the exons ATGGGGCTGCTGGCCAACGTACGGAAGGAATGGTTCATCATTGGAATAGCGGTGGTCATATTGTCGGCTAAAATCCAGCCCAGCTTTGGTGTCAAAGGAG GACCACTGAAGCCAGAGATAACCATATCATACGTCGCAGTCTCGCTTATCTTCTTCAACAGCGGCCTCTCGCTGAAGACTGAG gagttGACCAGTGCTCTGCTTCACGTGCGCCTTCACCTGTTCGTTCAGTCATTCACGCTCGTCTTCTTCCCGCTGGCGGTGTGGTTCCTGGTCAGAGTGCTCGCGCTGACCGCCATCAACCAAGGGCTGCTCAGAGG GTTACAGACGCTGAGCTGCATGCCGCCCCCGGTCTCCTCAGCGGTCATTCTAACTAAAGCTGTTGGTGGCAACGAG GCTGCTGCCATCTTCAACTCAGCATTTGGAAGCTTCCTG GGCATTGTGGTAACGCCAGCACTGCTGCTGCTTTTT CTGGGCTCCTCGTCCTCTATCCCCTTCTCCTCCATCTTCTCTCAACTATTTATGACGGTGGTAGTGCCGCTCATCATGGGTCAG GTGTGCCGCCGTTTCCTCAGGGAGTGTCTGGAGCGCAGGAAGCCACCCTTTGGTGCCGTCAGCAGCGCCGTCCTGCTCATGATCATCTACAGCACCTTCTGCGACACATTCAGTAACCCTAACATGGAGCTGGACCCCACCAGCTTGTTGATGGTCGCCCTCATCA TTTTCTCCATCCAGCTCACTTTTATGCTGCTCACTTTTGGATACTCCAGCAG GTCGGGCTCAGGTTTCAGCCCCGCCGACACGGTCGCCATCATGTTCTGCTCCACGCACAAGTCGCTAACACTGG GTATTCCCATGTTGAAGATCGTGTTTGTGGGCTACGAGCACCTGTCACTTATCTCAGTTCCCCTGCTCATCTACCACCCGGCTCAGATCTTGCTCGGATCTGTGTTAGTGCCAACCATTCGCAACTGGATGATCAGTCGCCAGAAG ATGATGAAGACGTCAAGCCTTCCGCCCGTTTGA
- the si:ch73-14h1.2 gene encoding mucin-2 yields the protein MKSYLLYLGMAVVFFSLILPTIAFSRGAGPASCMKMNPGHIRAQPQDPQKSHVTIRTSVRSYLPGQLITVTVRSSRDFMGFLLQARRGGKDAKVLEEEQGRAGSPVGGPVLVGGSWTLTPPGTHTLRCLSEGDTLTHSDKQLKRNLSFVWRAPDAPVGDIRFYITVVQSYFVYWAGIKSAVVRDGSLWTGGNASRDETRRLHEYKITAVTANETPRPSIRPPTETESSASKDVWSSPVPRGAFKGNHPGRWISEWNNSVQENSSRSLSGDNHATLGSTPARESGSSTGSPVTLKDPRSLLYLLDRLPFITSFSPNVENFSTSSPPVLPDSLHHLKEKTVSTDIETKTLTVNPLKLSQHHTFLLTSPSIPKSHLFASDTQGSSSLPEKAGLFTSQTSDLTGHEKTQTLRAMPLSNIGIRTTFPTQKVSHSRSILPHPLQSLFMFHSNTTDKPSAQSPQTLLEMFIPQSQRQVSPSPKYPVLSEKLADPQARPQSPQTVTSYTRWWMQSHGLVPTGKLNTLHLKTNADVHKDAHISSSTTGKSVSPNTLSVSLLPSSSFQSSLSLQTTALNFSEDSSKHSSITNSFSQQKTHPVISTLPKPFLTPPEPVSVHMSSLVPMVSHSWFSNVPSFSSNFLSSAPSYSRFPLNSMSSTTGSASSFTPTFSSSPSFSAKPLLPSTSSSISSSVGPLPFISATSVHLRPSPAPLRSHYNRPTAPLSPSPSHRQMSLIVSTDPELFHNPSMPDTSVESERKPQPKFKLNIGDEFKPKPPKTAAKLPSNPSEIPGQGRKYPEIVSRYTSWELGMLLGCSGGLGMVLVIGIRYVYRQACGKHTEVTLNDREREYGRGDRGMIHVQECGDLVRVRRIRENSLVLLAEYDILASPGD from the exons ATGAAGTCCTACCTGCTTTATTTGGGAATGGCTGTGGTCTTCTTCTCCCTGATCCTGCCTACCATAGCGTTCTCCCGTGGTGCTGGTCCAGCTTCCTGTATGAAGATGAATCCCGGCCACATCCGAGCCCAACCCCAAGACCCTCAGAAGAGCCACGTTACCATTCGCACCTCGGTGCGCTCATACCTGCCTGGACAGCTCATCACAG TGACCGTCCGAAGCTCCCGGGACTTTATGGGATTTCTGCTCCAAGCCCGCCGCGGTGGTAAAGATGCTAAAGTCTTAGAAGAAGAACAAGGCAGGGCAGGGTCACCTGTAGGGGGTCCGGTCCTGGTGGGAGGCTCTTGGACCCTGACTCCGCCCGGGACACACACGCTGCGCTGCCTCTCAGAAGGCGACACGCTTACTCACTCGGACAAACAGCTGAAGAGAAACCTGTCGTTTGTGTGGAGGGCTCCTGATGCACCCGTGGGAGACATCCGCTTCTA TATCACAGTGGTTCAGTCATACTTTGTCTACTGGGCTGGGATTAAGTCTGCAGTGGTGCGTGACGGGAGTCTTTGGACTGGAGGCAATGCAAGCAGAGATGAGACAAGAAGACTTCATGAGTACAAGATTACTGCTGTCACAG CTAATGAGACCCCCAGGCCTTCCATCAGACCTCCAACAGAAACAGAAAGTTCTGCATCCAAAGATGTCTGGAGCAGCCCTGTGCCTCGAGGAGCTTTCAAGGGGAACCACCCGGGCCGTTGGATCAGTGAATGGAACAATTCAGTGCAAGAAAATTCATCAAGAAGTCTTTCAGGAGACAACCATGCAACATTAGGTTCCACACCAGCCAGAGAGTCAGGCAGCAGTACAGGAAGCCCTGTTACTTTGAAGGACCCCCGTTCGTTGCTTTACTTATTGGACCGGCTTCCTTTCATAACCTCCTTTTCACCAAATgtagaaaacttttccacttcaTCTCCTCCTGTACTACCTGACTCCCTCCATCATTTGAAGGAAAAGACAGTATCTACAGACATCGAAACGAAGACTTTGACTGTGAATCCACTAAAGCTTTCACAACATCACACTTTCCTCCTCACCAGCCCCTCAATACCAAAATCTCATTTGTTTGCGTCTGATACCCAAGGTAGCTCATCTTTACCAGAAAAGGCGGGTCTATTCACATCGCAGACATCTGACCTAACGGGACATGAGAAGACCCAAACGTTAAGAGCGATGCCTCTCTCAAACATTGGCATACGTACGACATTTCCAACCCAAAAAGTTTCCCATTCAAGATCGATTTTACCACACCCTCTTCAGTCTCTTTTCATGTTTCATTCAAACACCACGGACAAACCAAGTGCACAGAGTCCTCAAACGCTGCTGGAAATGTTCATACCCCAAAGTCAGAGACAGGTTAGCCCCAGCCCAAAATATCCTGTCTTGTCAGAAAAATTAGCTGACCCCCAGGCGAGGCCCCAATCCCCCCAAACTGTGACATCCTATACTCGATGGTGGATGCAATCACATGGCTTAGTGCCTACTGGAAAATTAAATACTTTGCACTTAAAAACAAATGCAGACGTGCACAAAGATGCCCACATTTCTTCGTCCACAACTGGAAAATCCGTTAGTCCAAACACTTTGtctgtttctttacttccttcTTCTTCCTTTCAGTCTTCACTGAGCCTTCAAACAACGGCTCTTAATTTCTCTGAAGACTCCAGCAAACATTCATCTATTACAAATTCCTTCAGCCAACAAAAAACTCATCCTGTTATTTCCACTCTACCAAAACCTTTTCTCACACCTCCTGAACCGGTCTCTGTCCACATGTCCTCCCTTGTCCCAATGGTATCTCACTCATGGTTTTCCAATGTTCCATCTTTTTCTTCCAACTTTCTATCATCAGCCCCTTCCTATTCTCGGTTTCCACTGAATTCAATGTCTAGCACCACTGGTTCAGCCTCATCTTTTACTCCAACCTTCTCCTCTTCGCCCTCATTCTCTGCCAAACCATTGCTGCCTTCAACTTCTTCCTCTATTTCTAGCTCAGTAGGACCCTTACCTTTTATTTCAGCAACCTCCGTGCATCTAAGACCTTCGCCGGCTCCGCTTCGCTCCCACTACAACCGTCCCACGGCACCTCTGTCGCCTTCGCCTTCCCATAGACAAATGTCGCTTATTGTATCCACTGACCCTGAACTTTTCCACAATCCATCAATGCCAGATACATCTGTCGAGTCAGAGCGCAAACCCCAACCAAAGTTCAAACTAAACATTGGGGATGAATTCAAACCAAAGCCACCAAAGACAGCTGCCAAGCTTCCTTCCAATCCTTCAGAGATTCCCGGCCAGGGCAGAAAGTATCCAGAAATCGTATCTAGGTATACTTCCTGGGAGCTGGGAATGCTGTTGGGCTGTTCGGGCGGTCTGGGCATGGTTCTGGTGATAGGCATACGGTATGTCTACCGCCAAGCCTGTGGAAAACACACTGAGGTGACATTGAATGACCGGGAGAGAGAATATGGGAGAGGCGATAGAGGGATGATCCATGTTCAGGAGTGCGGGGATTTGGTCAGGGTCCGCAGAATCCGAGAGAACAGCTTGGTGCTTCTTGCAGAGTATGACATATTGGCATCGCCTGGAGACTGA